One Natrinema halophilum genomic window carries:
- a CDS encoding tyrosine-type recombinase/integrase, whose product MTPDQVEALRSACYTTGAEYLQQRNEAIIAFMYDTGLRVGELVQINKTLLRNGNSELYLPTDIQKDYPNENSPPPVTLTLSKDTARLLSAYLNSRWKDPQALFPSRSSNRISEQGVRNMLHKVAEEAGVQPYKIDGTRGNASDVTPHALRHSVAYRMMNEEDENTLYHVRNRLRHRSIQTTERIYDHMLKV is encoded by the coding sequence ATGACACCGGACCAAGTCGAAGCACTCCGATCAGCATGCTACACCACCGGTGCAGAATACCTCCAGCAGCGCAACGAAGCCATTATCGCGTTCATGTACGATACTGGACTCCGCGTTGGAGAACTCGTCCAGATCAACAAGACGCTGCTTCGAAACGGAAACTCGGAACTCTATCTGCCGACAGACATCCAGAAGGATTACCCGAACGAAAATTCCCCACCACCAGTGACCCTCACACTATCGAAGGACACAGCGCGATTGCTCTCAGCATATCTTAACTCCCGCTGGAAAGATCCGCAAGCACTCTTCCCGTCTCGATCCTCCAATCGGATTTCTGAACAAGGCGTTCGGAATATGCTTCACAAGGTCGCTGAGGAAGCAGGGGTTCAGCCATACAAGATTGATGGCACTCGGGGGAACGCCAGTGACGTGACACCGCACGCACTCCGACACAGCGTCGCCTACAGAATGATGAACGAAGAAGACGAAAATACGCTCTACCATGTCCGGAATCGATTACGACATCGCAGTATCCAGACCACTGAACGAATCTACGATCATATGCTGAAGGTCTGA
- a CDS encoding tyrosine-type recombinase/integrase, whose product MPTMDYEAAAARVLTYVESASQIHPENKRLIQEYHRDMVLADISHAQQQKVLSHFKIITDHVGQTPFADLDKEDIVELVAWLYTRGTSASTVVDYKQAIKQFWKWMNDGEDPEETKWIRRGPVEQKRILPQSLLTPRDVQALVDACHNERDRAFIAVLWETGARIGELIDLQVSHIENTTLGKQVVVSGKTGSRRLLLLESESYLDSWLTAHPNRRPNAPLWCKIDEKQGSPDETIGYQYIRLRILDQARERVGIEKPVNPHHFRHSRATYLANYLTEAQMCVWFGWVPGSRVPGRYVHLSGRDIDHAYQSMLDEPGYTRLAGAS is encoded by the coding sequence ATGCCGACGATGGATTACGAAGCGGCAGCCGCCCGAGTACTGACCTATGTTGAGTCAGCCTCACAGATCCACCCAGAAAATAAGCGACTCATTCAGGAGTATCACCGGGATATGGTTCTCGCAGATATCAGCCACGCACAACAACAGAAAGTACTCTCTCATTTCAAAATCATCACCGACCACGTCGGTCAGACTCCGTTTGCTGATCTCGACAAAGAAGATATCGTGGAACTCGTCGCGTGGTTGTACACCCGCGGAACGAGCGCTTCGACAGTCGTTGATTACAAGCAGGCTATCAAGCAGTTTTGGAAGTGGATGAATGATGGCGAGGACCCCGAGGAAACGAAGTGGATCCGGCGCGGGCCGGTAGAGCAGAAACGAATCCTTCCCCAGAGTCTTCTCACGCCACGTGATGTCCAAGCATTAGTCGATGCGTGCCACAACGAGCGTGACCGCGCATTCATTGCAGTGCTGTGGGAAACCGGAGCCAGAATCGGCGAACTCATCGACCTCCAAGTCAGTCACATTGAGAACACGACGCTGGGGAAGCAAGTCGTTGTTTCAGGGAAGACCGGTTCACGCCGACTACTACTGCTCGAATCCGAATCGTATCTCGACTCGTGGCTTACCGCCCATCCAAACAGACGGCCAAACGCGCCGTTATGGTGCAAGATCGATGAAAAACAAGGCTCTCCAGATGAAACGATTGGCTACCAGTACATTCGATTACGGATTCTCGACCAGGCGCGAGAGCGGGTTGGGATTGAGAAGCCGGTCAATCCCCACCATTTCAGACATAGTCGCGCAACCTACCTGGCGAACTACCTCACAGAAGCACAGATGTGCGTCTGGTTTGGGTGGGTCCCTGGGTCGCGTGTCCCCGGTCGCTATGTCCACCTCTCAGGCCGAGATATCGATCACGCGTATCAATCGATGCTCGACGAACCGGGATACACCCGTCTCGCTGGAGCGAGTTGA